The following coding sequences lie in one Aspergillus luchuensis IFO 4308 DNA, chromosome 8, nearly complete sequence genomic window:
- the ORF1 gene encoding putative anucleate primary sterigmata (ApsB) (COG:S;~EggNog:ENOG410PIYU;~InterPro:IPR024545,IPR012943;~PFAM:PF07989,PF12808;~go_component: GO:0005815 - microtubule organizing center [Evidence IEA]): protein MSTASPQPPSSPSPESPNVAEHAQPVRSPTFSPPPNPLHEEGLPALEDVFRDPIPLMVAENARGGLSPTTMDTPARDGAVDDHYAHEEPGALSDAQRHDSAVDPSAVEDPAHDDSNLSLPPLPDNDDSSLLLSADDDYQERVDDQTFIKEKEMRRQLMDMESSFLPEPSTIEVATTNRMIGADDTYLVGIHEEEPVPEVLESTQISFVPPDDSIHDIAAAADGTHTPQTPTHEHRPDTAEDLDATPAASPEQHGDNTTILEAIPSSPSAAAAARTSTRNQSTSSENAPDTSHIARDDAFDRSPVPDADISLQSSHHKIRSLSRSVSPGTSRLFQDNSATDADTASHTSSRRSNRPKYLTSRSSAHRLSYSSVTSAGTEITNSDATLGADYALQSGGAAPGNPGLAHAGQRNTLARSVSLGSMASGISGYSDENLFDRKNPGGTTEGGLQTLDEEEGPTQSRPGSSYQRYQQQQQQQQQQQQQQQQSEQRPQQELHPDDASGPMTPRAKPQDTGFPTDTVLAERVKDVQVPSAFVKQFREDYGSRALSPEKRTSATPAFARSGRTMTLKEQSSTIDRLSKENFDLKMRIHFLNEALNRRSEEGIKEMISENVELKSDKLKLQKDNQSLKRKLRDLEKQLKDQQSDKESMLNHDPEGSDEEDRDPAQDEEILFLRERAETYELEIERLRSESIARESEKRRLAEMVKSLSDGRPMGSDVGAREERDMWKDMLEAETAAREQAEEENKRLREETLRLKNEMNFPVVAARVGQRDRIGSMASYSAASERDFSRDPHTVSSSSSTLVMELELLKQENAELRKEVSAQTSMLTSRNREKERLYQEIEELKLGQRRDGTRSVAGDSIFDRSASRAHGRPSSRASDGTGQSPSDDAEREDLETRVGQLRDQVSALKLENQSIREQLDEVNQDYDSLDKAYQADVDEAEEEISNLQQMVQNLRQERDQSMQIAEERDEAFQNIRAEAQEELDAMSEALEQKVEECQRLSEEVRVQDENLRALQAEMRSASEGIIRLEEDAQNNLQRYKAVQQELEDCNREMESLEKDLYEANTKVQRLTVQIESSQNEIAFLREEQDGDKIKIGDLESELKSYQLSLQSERDKTRELEERLAEERHQREVVGSKEKQEVQRIVNELNREATSAKEENRKLRKNLSAQEIEAATWKERLLDLENNLRETLGDLTGSRSSLISNIMKLQKELESTALELESTRAKLDDKESLLRNRDALLESHGLESRKLAELLDRERHARRADKQSFEQALKSHHQASRTITQNNSRISELENARNQDRKRFTTLEQQFRDQLSERNVMLLNIWKRLSAMCGPDWAHSNSLINGNLPSQEVIGNILFWPGFSRNLLLAVKTVESVISGFKSRIKGVERDLTKQYQMLEHTFSLRVKKLDRLEESMMNMRAQQHSRNQSGMSPEMAKLRGENRLLKAELNLLQSHSRSRGPASAAVSAAAVGIGSNSPRSPTRALSLDPGADAEPGSLIRHHSAVEKPAPSRGLSRSATTGIPQPSHSASTTSTATLANDGPGALVQGSRSRHMSADPGSNEKWIQRLHELEKRLKAEREARLLDRSGARRRLEERDAENQRLRAQLERQRVRKELSAGTSTDEDVRARGQRRLEGSDPGTSDGYDRRRDDEMSSSEGEGIYVDIEV from the exons ATGTCGACCGCATCGCCtcaaccaccttcctctccgtcgccTGAGTCCCCAAACGTCGCCGAACACGCGCAGCCGGTGCGCTCCCCGACATtctctccaccccccaacccgtTACACGAAGAAGGACTCCCGGCTCTCGAAGACGTATTCCGCGATCCAATCCCTTTGATGGTGGCGGAGAACGCGCGGGGAGGTCTTTCCCCGACCACAATGGACACTCCCGCCCGAGACGGCGCTGTCGACGACCACTACGCTCATGAGGAACCGGGCGCCCTCAGTGATGCCCAACGCCATGATTCTGCAGTTGACCCATCGGCGGTGGAAGACCCCGCCCATGACGATTCGAACCtgtccctcccccctttgCCCGACAATGACGATAGCAGCCTTTTGTTGTCCGCCGACGATGACTACCAGGAGCGAGTGGACGACCAAACTTTcatcaaagaaaaggaaatgcGGCGGCAGTTGATGGATATGGAGTCCAGCTTTCTGCCGGAACCTTCGACTATCGAAGTCGCAACCACGAACCGGATGATTGGTGCGGATGATACTTACTTGGTTGGAATACACGAGGAGGAGCCTGTCCCTGAAGTGCTGGAAAGCACGCAGATTTCGTTCGTGCCGCCCGATGATTCTATACATGACATCGCAGCGGCCGCGGATGGCACTCACACACCCCAAACGCCCACCCATGAGCACAGACCGGACACGGCGGAGGATTTGGATGCAACGCCTGCCGCTTCCCCCGAACAACATGGTGACAACACCACTATCCTGGAAGCgatcccatcatctccttcggcGGCCGCTGCAGCGAGGACAAGTACCCGTAACCAGTCTACCTCATCCGAAAATGCGCCCGACACCAGCCATATTGCTCGCGACGATGCATTTGATCGCTCTCCTGTACCGGACGCAGACATCTCACTCCAATCCAGCCATCACAAAATTCGCAGCCTATCACGCAGTGTGTCCCCTGGAACGTCGAGGCTGTTTCAGGACAACAGCGCGACTGACGCCGATACTGCCTCCCATACGAGCAGTCGTCGAAGCAACCGACCGAAGTATCTGACTAGTCGTAGTTCGGCCCATCGGCTTTCATATTCCTCGGTCACGAGTGCGGGTACAGAAATCACAAACAGTGATGCGACGCTGGGCGCCGACTACGCACTTCAATCAGGCGGTGCAGCGCCGGGCAACCCGGGTTTAGCGCATGCCGGACAGCGCAACACATTGGCCCGGTCGGTCAGTTTGGGAAGCATGGCATCAGGTATCTCGGGATACAGTGATGAGAATCTCTTTGATCGGAAGAACCCTGGCGGGACCACAGAAGGAGGCCTACAGAccttggatgaagaggaaggccCAACTCAGTCACGTCCGGGGTCGTCTTACCAAAGGtatcagcaacagcagcaacaacagcagcagcaacaacaacaacagcaacaatcaGAGCAACGCCCTCAACAAGAATTGCATCCCGATGACGCTTCTGGACCGATGACACCACGGGCGAAACCCCAAGACACCGGATTTCCTACGGATACGGTCCTCGCAGAACGTGTCAAAGACGTGCAGGTTCCCAGCGCATTCGTGAAGCAGTTCCGGGAGGACTATGGTAGCCGTGCATTGTCGCCTGAAAAGCGGACGAGCGCCACTCCGGCCTTTGCTCGGAGTGGCCGCACCATGACGCTCAAAGAGCAAAGCAGCACCATTGACCGTCTTTCCAAGGAGAACTTTGACCTCAAGATGCGCATCCACTTTCTCAATGAAGCACTGAATCGACGCTCTGAGGAGGGCATCAAGGAGATGATATCGGAGAATGTTGAGTTGAAGTCAGACAAGTTGAAGCTGCAGAAGGACAATCAAAGCCTGAAGCGCAAGTTGCGCGATCTCGAGAAACAGTTGAAAGACCAACAGTCCGACAAGGAGTCGATGCTGAACCATGACCCCGAAGGgtcggacgaggaagaccGTGACCCCGCGCAGGACGAGGAGattctcttcctgcgcgAGCGGGCAGAGACATATGAACTGGAAATCGAGCGACTCCGTTCGGAAAGCATTGCCCGCGAAAGTGAGAAGAGACGACTGGCCGAGATGGTGAAATCCCTCAGTGACGGGCGGCCCATGGGATCGGATGTTGGCGCCCGGGAGGAGAGG GATATGTGGAAGGACATGCTGGAGGCCGAGACGGCGGCTCGCGAGCaggcagaagaggaaaataAGCGGCTGCGCGAAGAGACCCTGCGCTTGAAGAACGAGATGAACTTCCCTGTCGTCGCCGCGCGAGTCGGGCAACGCGACAGAATTGGCTCAATGGCCTCGTACTCTGCTGCGTCCGAACGAGACTTCAGCCGCGATCCCCATACTGTTAGCTCATCCAGCTCGACGCTCGTGATGGAGTTGGAACTGCTCAAGCAAGAGAATGCGGAGCTGAGAAAGGAGGTGAGCGCTCAGACCTCGATGCTCACGTCCCGGAACCGGGAGAAGGAGCGGTTATACCAGGAGATTGAAGAGCTCAAACTTGGTCAACGCCGGGATGGGACTCGATCGGTTGCCGGCGACAGCATCTTCGATCGCTCGGCGTCCCGGGCACATGGTCGGCCCTCTTCGCGCGCCAGCGATGGCACGGGTCAATCGCCGAGCGACGATGCCGAACGCGAAGACCTAGAAACGCGCGTAGGCCAGCTGCGCGACCAGGTGTCGGCTCTGAAGCTTGAAAACCAATCTATTCGGGAGCAGCTGGATGAGGTCAACCAGGATTATGACTCGCTGGACAAGGCATATCAGGCCGACGTCGAtgaggcggaagaagagatctcGAACCTTCAACAAATGGTACAAAATCTTCGACAGGAGCGCGACCAGTCCATGCAGATAGCCGAAGAGCGCGATGAAGCATTCCAAAACATCCGCGCAGAAGCTCAGGAAGAGCTAGACGCCATGAGTGAGGCTCTAGAGCAGAAGGTAGAAGAGTGCCAGCGATTGAGCGAAGAAGTGCGTGTTCAGGACGAAAACCTTCGGGCACTCCAGGCTGAGATGCGCTCAGCTAGCGAGGGCATCATTCGGCTTGAGGAAGATGCACAGAACAATCTCCAGCGGTACAAGGCCGTCCagcaggaactggaggacTGCAACCGCGAGATGGAGTCGCTGGAGAAGGATCTCTATGAGGCTAACACTAAAGTACAACGGCTCACCGTGCAAATTGAGTCGAGTCAAAATGAGATTGCGTTCCTCCGCGAGGAGCAGGATGGCGACAAGATCAAGATCGGAGATCTTGAATCGGAGCTCAAGTCCTACCAGCTCAGCCTGCAAAGCGAGCGCGACAAGACACGCGAACTCGAGGAACGGTTGGCGGAGGAACGGCACCAGCGTGAAGTTGTGGGCAGcaaagagaagcaagaggTTCAGCGCATTGTCAACGAGCTGAACCGTGAGGCGACCTccgccaaggaggagaaccGCAAACTTAGGAAGAACCTGTCGGCGCAGGAGATTGAAGCCGCCACCTGGAAAGAGCGGTTGCTGGACTTGGAAAACAACCTACGAGAGACGCTGGGTGATCTAACCGGCAGTCGCTCTAGTCTGATTTCCAACATCATGAAGCTGCAAAAGGAGCTGGAGTCGACGGCCTTGGAGCTCGAAAGCACGCGAGCCAAGCTGGACGACAAAGAGTCGCTTCTGCGCAACCGCGATGCGCTGCTGGAGAGTCATGGGTTGGAATCGCGCAAGCTGGCCGAGCTGCTGGACCGCGAGCGCCATGCCCGCCGTGCCGACAAGCAGTCGTTCGAGCAAGCTCTCAAATCCCACCACCAGGCCTCGCGCACTATCACGCAGAACAACTCGCGCATCTCGGAGCTGGAGAATGCGCGTAATCAAGATCGCAAGCGCTTCACCACTCTGGAGCAGCAGTTCCGCGACCAGCTGAGCGAGCGCAACGTGATGCTCCTAAACATCTGGAAACGCCTGTCAGCCATGTGCGGACCTGACTGGGCGCATTCAAACAGCTTGATCAACGGCAATCTCCCCAGTCAGGAGGTCATTGGCAACATCCTCTTCTGGCCCGGGTTTAGCCGCAATCTTCTGCTCGCTGTGAAGACCGTCGAAAGCGTGATCTCGGGCTTCAAGTCGCGCATCAAGGGTGTTGAACGGGACTTAACCAAACAGTACCAGATGCTGGAGCATACCTTCAGTCTGCGTGTTAAGAAGCTTGACCGCCTCGAGGAGTCCATGATGAACATGCGTGCACAACAGCACAGCCGGAACCAGTCCGGGATGTCTCCTGAGATGGCGAAGCTCCGGGGTGAGAACCGGCTCTTGAAGGCCGAGCTGAACCTGCTTCAATCGCACTCACGCAGCCGGGGACCTGCCTCTGCGGccgtctccgccgccgctgtTGGCATTGGATCCAACTCCCCACGGTCGCCGACACGTGCGCTGAGCCTAGACCCTGGAGCCGATGCAGAACCAGGCTCTTTGATCCGTCATCATTCAGCAGTCGAGAAACCCGCCCCGTCGCGTGGTCTGTCGCGGAGCGCCACCACTGGCATCCCTCAACCCTCGCATTCGGCCTCGACAACCTCGACGGCGACGCTCGCCAATGATGGACCAGGAGCATTGGTGCAAGGTTCTCGCTCCCGACATATGTCCGCTGACCCGGGGAGTAATGAGAAGTGGATCCAACGCTTGCATGAGCTGGAGAAGCGATTGAAGGCCGAACGGGAGGCTCGCCTTCTGGACCGAAGCGGCGCACGGCGGCGCCTGGAAGAGCGCGATGCGGAGAACCAGCGACTCCGCGCGCAGCTCGAGCGACAGCGTGTACGCAAAGAGCTATCCGCGGGCACGTCGACCGATGAGGACGTACGCGCGCGTGGTCAACGGCGGCTCGAGGGGTCAGACCCGGGCACGAGTGACGGATATGATCGGCGTCGGGACGATGAGATGAGCTCGAGCGAAGGCGAGGGCATCTACGTTGACATTGAGGTCTGA
- a CDS encoding Sec7 domain protein (COG:U;~EggNog:ENOG410PHQI;~InterPro:IPR035999,IPR041681,IPR011993,IPR023394, IPR000904;~PFAM:PF15410,PF01369;~go_function: GO:0005086 - ARF guanyl-nucleotide exchange factor activity [Evidence IEA];~go_process: GO:0032012 - regulation of ARF protein signal transduction [Evidence IEA]): MPQQHASRSPPRTPPSEAVNGKPTRRGTHPRPSVRETFLDDFNPADNTNENNESCDERDPHDLSLSPKHAARTSIVDNMLLSLDQFVAGSSVLDDYRLFNSVFETDLYGHGSPESLAQRRYRGHTFSSSLSSEVDGTFDDGTARHASQLPRGRRSNSSSNYHSSLRRFGSTRSREGTGSRGQLYDYRPSSTAATGAHTARNGSKGSASSQLDFGPPLLRRRADSTGERRSASFDFGTRPPFIPFSEPVADYGSWSFSDFDAAPTPSIPGGPSKNHPSSQGDYAGSLSLQQSRTPVASRRNSIKSPRANTTRKSRPENIGTATIRSRDLDLANLGDAGLELPPTIPSSLDPPAPSPTISFNKPIFPPPPEPAPAKERPGFFRRVFGSKAPTFGPSDYSQSDSHSAQEFETKDVKSWRQPLKHSGTGLNSGRDGSHQVVTKKSSFFRRRKKSVAESAPPPIVLPPELSGSRAMEIMKPEPSPVSSLKKVMNPYITDSTASGPDQANKPSQSRAAAAEDAEAKNPGTTSTHSPRGSLLTTSGAPKAKYSLYPAVSSANNHEATFLGNSSGDEESGSKSNGQDPIAPVDRPPASRASRDGVSSRGSDLDSVDKDQVFALPGGLKPQETVISSLSPVMESFSQMSASPTHSAEDVPEESKEIPTSDVPKDEIVDGTSRFSTPANGPGGSPRASISEMSNYYTASESAAMGPTEPKLADLAETSPDDIPASEPTISDKEQAQMLFDSQDQVVGNEPAAAWLGDPDRAFVRKAYMDLFDWANLNILAALRSLCNRLVLKGETQQVDRVLDAFSTRWCECNPRHSFKASDVVHTICYSLLLLNTDLHLADIEQKMTKAQFVRNTMPTIHRVAADAAPDGFDQRDANKSKSQSQDPPSLASNSRSATTDDLERKAPTADKPTNGPTKLVNRLSRTDLSAKMISDPDNDTGPLVNTPFTGTMRAWEQQVEMVLRDFYTSIQKQKLPLHGAQVEKEPTRSSSNHLLGPHPGGLRRSPSTVSKSGSDIYPRGRSADSRYGTARWSSKPRSRARLYPPSTMGSSRTSLDDQSSLWSPSASSTWSKYSSGKLTSASVDSFGSDYPRGDYQQSIGFANALSQAIIREDSAHSIASFEDAERNTPLLEDETLQLAGAPWAKEGSLKHKHHLDSVDKRAKDRNWNECFAVIQQGWMRLFSFNASMKSVRQKAKQRHPGGVVVGGGNWTENAEEIWKFLLRQTIASALPPPGYSKSRPHVWALSLPTGAVHLFQAGTPEIVREFVSSANYWSARLSKEPLIGGISNMEYGWSDAVINSALLSAESSRTPPSSSGARPSIQSSIRSSIDQQGVRPRLPADRVHISDWAPPQQSMMASALPEDEQLKALQTYVKNVEEELQRHNELRPAMILAFSPRHPNAAKALANWERKSSYLLREIVKFRTYIDSLSSALEQKKRIYTNREESTPAE; the protein is encoded by the exons ATGCCTCAGCAGCACGCCAGCCGGTCCCCCCCTCGAACACCCCCCTCCGAAGCTGTCAATGGGAAGCCTACGAGGAGAGGGACTCATCCGCGACCCTCTGTCCGGGAGACCTTCCTAGATGACTTCAATCCAGCCGACAACACCAACGAGAACAATGAGTCTTGTGACGAGCGAGATCCCCACGACCTATCGCTGTCTCCGAAGCATGCGGCCCGCACCTCCATCGTCGATAATATGCTTCTTTCCCTAGACCAGTTCGTGGCGGGTTCCTCTGTGCTGGATGACTACCGGTTATTTAACTCGGTATTCGAAACGGACCTCTACGGCCACGGTTCACCGGAGTCGTTGGCCCAACGACGTTATCGCGGACACACCTTTTCATCCTCCTTATCGTCAGAGGTAGACGGCACCTTTGACGACGGCACGGCCCGCCATGCGTCCCAACTCCCGAGAGGTCGTCGGAGTAATAGCAGCTCGAATTACCATTCTAGCCTGAGAAGATTTGGGAGCACGCGCAGCCGGGAAGGCACCGGCTCACGCGGCCAGCTATATGACTACCGCCCGAGTTCTACGGCAGCGACAGGGGCTCATACTGCGAGAAATGGGAGCAAAGGAAGTGCTTCCTCCCAGTTAGACTTTGGTCCGCCTCTGTTACGTCGCCGAGCGGATTCAACTGGCGAGAGACGTTCGGCGAGCTTCGACTTCGGTACTCGGCCACCTTTCATTCCCTTTTCCGAACCAGTTGCCGACTACGGTTCCTGGTCCTTCAGCGACTTTGACGCAGCTCCTACGCCAAGTATTCCCGGAGGCCCCAGTAAAAATCACCCATCTTCGCAAGGGGACTATGCCGGTTCGCTCAGCCTGCAGCAGTCACGGACGCCGGTGGCCTCCCGACGGAACAGTATCAAGTCTCCGCGTGCGAATACCACCCGGAAGTCTCGCCCAGAGAACATTGGTACGGCCACCATCCGGAGCCGAGATCTCGACCTGGCGAATCTGGGCGATGCAGGCTTAGAGCTTCCGCCTACAATTCCCTCCTCACTTGACCCGCCTGCGCCCAGCCCAACCATCTCCTTCAACAAACCAATATTTCCCCCGCCGCCTGAGCCAGCGCCGGCCAAGGAACGACCGGGATTCTTTCGTCGAGTCTTTGGCTCTAAAGCCCCCACATTCGGACCGTCCGATTACAGTCAATCCGATTCCCATTCCGCCCAAGAGTTCGAGACCAAAGATGTCAAGAGCTGGAGACAGCCGCTGAAGCACAGTGGGACAGGGCTCAATTCGGGCCGCGATGGAAGCCATCAAGTGGTGACCAAAAAGTCGTCCTTCTTCCGCCGGCGGAAGAAGTCCGTGGCTGAAAGTGCCCCGCCTCCGATCGTGCTTCCTCCGGAGCTGTCAGGCTCCAGGGCGATGGAAATTATGAAGCCCGAGCCTAGTCCAGTCAGTAGTCTGAAAAAAGTGATGAACCCGTATATCACGGATTCGACTGCATCTGGGCCGGACCAGGCCAACAAGCCCTCGCAGTCCcgtgcggcggcggcagaaGATGCGGAAGCCAAGAATCCAGGAACCACGTCAACGCACAGTCCGCGAGGCAGCCTCCTTACAACCTCCGGTGCCCCCAAGGCCAAATACAGTTTATATCCCGCAGTCTCATCCGCGAATAATCATGAGGCTACATTTTTAGGAAATAGTagtggagatgaagagtcCGGATCCAAGTCTAATGGTCAGGATCCCATTGCTCCTGTTGACCGCCCACCAGCTTCAAGAGCATCACGCGATGGCGTGAGCTCGCGCGGCAGTGATTTGGACTCCGTGGATAAAGACCAGGTCTTTGCTTTACCAGGCGGCTTGAAGCCACAGGAGACTGTTATTTCCTCGCTTTCGCCCGTCATGGAGAGCTTCTCTCAAATGAGCGCGAGCCCCACTCACAGTGCTGAGGATGTCCCAGAAGAGTCCAAGGAAATACCCACCTCGGACGTACCCAAAGATGAGATTGTTGATGGCACGAGCCGGTTCTCTACCCCGGCCAATGGTCCGGGTGGCTCGCCACGGGCTTCGATTTCGGAAATGTCGAATTACTACACGGCATCTGAGAGTGCCGCCATGGGGCCAACGGAGCCAAAGCTTGCCGATCTTGCGGAGACTAGCCCGGATGACATCCCGGCTAGCGAGCCAACTATTTCGGACAAAGAACAAGCGCAGATGCTCTTTGATAGCCAGGATCAAGTCGTAGGAAACGAGCCGGCTGCAGCTTGGCTGGGCGATCCGGACCGAGCCTTCGTCCGCAAGGCGTACATGGATCTCTTTGACTGGGCCAATCTGAACATCCTGGCAGCCCTTCGAAGCCTGTGTAACCGTTTGGTGTTGAAAGGAGAAACCCAGCAAGTGGACCGAGTCTTGGATGCCTTTTCCACCCGGTGGTGCGAGTGCAACCCACGTCATAGCTTCAAAGCTTCTG ATGTCGTGCACACCATTTGTTACTCGCTTCTCCTGCTGAACACCGACCTGCACCTTGCCGATATCgagcagaagatgacgaaggCCCAATTTGTCCGAAACACTATGCCGACAATTCATCGAGTGGCGGCGGATGCTGCGCCGGACGGCTTTGACCAACGCGACGCCAACAAGTCAAAATCCCAATCACAAGATCCGCCGTCCTTGGCCTCAAATTCCAGATCTGCTACCACTGACGACCTCGAACGAAAAGCTCCAACTGCTGATAAGCCGACCAATGGCCCTACCAAGTTGGTAAATCGACTCTCACGGACGGATCTCTCGGCCAAAATGATCAGTGACCCTGACAATGACACCGGCCCCCTCGTCAACACCCCGTTTACCGGCACAATGCGAGCGTGGGAGCAACAAGTGGAAATGGTGCTACGAGACTTTTACACGTCGATTCAGAAGCAGAAACTCCCGTTGCATGGTGCCCAAGTGGAAAAAGAGCCGACACGTTCGTCCTCGAACCATCTACTGGGACCTCACCCTGGTGGGCTCCGCAGGAGTCCGAGTACAGTCAGCAAAAGTGGCTCCGATATCTATCCACGCGGCCGCTCTGCCGACTCCCGTTATGGAACGGCACGCTGGTCTTCGAAGCCCCGATCTCGAGCCAGGCTGTATCCGCCTTCTACGATGGGCTCTAGCCGGACTAGCTTGGATGACCAGTCTTCCCTCTGGAGCCCATCAGCATCCAGTACATGGAGCAAGTATTCTTCTGGGAAGTTGACCTCTGCGTCGGTGGATTCTTTTGGCTCGGATTACCCACGTGGGGATTACCAACAATCGATTGGCTTTGCCAATGCCTTGAGTCAGGCTATTATCCGTGAAGACTCGGCACATTCAATAGCCAGCTTTGAAGACGCCGAGCGGAATACACCCCTCCTGGAAGATGAGACTCTACAGCTTGCGGGCGCTCCTTGGGCCAAGGAAGGAAGCCTTAAGCACAAGCATCACTTGGACTCGGTAGATAAGAGGGCTAAAGACCGCAACTGGAACGAATGCTTTGCCGTCATCCAACAAGGTTGGATGCGCCTGTTttccttcaacgcctccatGAAATCAGTCCGACAGAAGGCCAAGCAACGACATCCTGGCGGCGTCGTGGTAGGAGGAGGCAACTGGACAGAAAATGCGGAAGAAATCTGGAAGTTTCTTTTGCGTCAAACCATTGCCAGCGCGCTGCCACCTCCCGGGTATTCCAAGTCTCGCCCGCATGTCTGGGCCCTGAGCCTGCCCACGGGCGCCGTACATCTGTTCCAAGCCGGCACGCCAGAAATCGTTCGGGAATTCGTGTCCAGCGCCAATTATTGGAGCGCGCGACTATCCAAGGAGCCTTTGATTGGTGGCATTAGTAACATGGAGTATGGCTGGAGCGATGCAGTCATTAATAGCGCCCTGCTCTCGGCAGAGAGCAGCCGGACACCTCCTTCCTCGTCGGGGGCGCGACCGAGCATCCAGAGCTCGATTCGCAGCTCTATTGACCAGCAGGGGGTCCGGCCCCGACTGCCGGCCGACCGAGTGCACATTAGCGATTGggctcctccgcagcagagCATGATGGCATCAGCTCTGCCAGAAGATGAACAGCTGAAGGCCCTGCAGACGTATGTCAAGAacgtggaggaggaactgCAGCGACATAACGAGCTTCGACCCGCCATGATCCTTGCCTTCTCGCCGCGGCACCCCAATGCAGCCAAGGCGTTGGCCAACTGGGAGCGCAAGTCGTCGTATCTGCTGCGGGAAATCGTGAAGTTCCGGACCTACATTGACTCGCTCTCCTCGGCTTTGGAGCAGAAGAAACGGATCTATACCAACCGGGAAGAGAGCACCCCTGCCGAGTAA
- a CDS encoding unc-50 family protein (COG:S;~EggNog:ENOG410PHGS;~InterPro:IPR007881;~PFAM:PF05216;~TransMembrane:5 (o84-103i115-137o189-208i215-239o251-273i)) has protein sequence MNPHISVPRQHASPASFGGTTPASRGSSIRMPRFFKRLFKFPQMDFEMAIWEMTSLLIAPKKVFKSIYYHKQTKNTWHRPDPSFTYLLSFFLLLTALAWGLAYAPSFGSIVRLSLIFIFVHFIGSSLLVSTVGYFAIPRLFGPDGAAASLTGFRGGRGRRRGAAQGLFTQPGEKDQLEFGYCFDVSNRAFFPLYLHLYVVQFLVLPLLQRSSNALATFLGNTLYLSAVTYYTYITFLGYNALPFLHNTELLLLPILALAVLWLVSLICGWGIVAQGHGVEGLFWGA, from the exons ATGAATCCTCACATCTCCGTCCCCCGCCAACATGCCAGCCCGGCCAGCTTCGGCGGCACCACCCCAGCAAGCCGCGGGTCTAGTATCCGCATGCCGCGATTCTTCAAGAG GCTGTTCAAGTTCCCGCAAATGGACTTCGAGATGGCTATCTGGGAGATGACGTCTTTGTTGATTGCGCCGAAGAAGGTCTTCAAATCAATCTATTACCAT AAAC AAACGAAAAACACCTGGCACCGTCCGGACCCTTCATTTACCTACCTCctatccttcttccttctgcttaCCGCCCTCGCGTGGGGACTCGCCTATGCACCCTCCTTCGGCTCCATTGTCCGGCTCTCGTTAATCTTCATCTTTGTCCACTTCATCGGCTCGTCCTTGCTGGTCTCGACAGTCGGGTACTTCGCGATCCCGCGGTTGTTCGGGCCCGATGGCGCAGCCGCATCGCTGACGGGATTCCGCGGCGGGCGTGGACGGAGACGCGGCGCAGCGCAAGGCCTATTCACGCAGCCGGGAGAGAAGGACCAGCTTGAATTCGGATACTGCTTTGAT GTATCGAATCGAGCATTCTTCCCTCTGTATCTGCATCTCTACGTGGTCCAGTTCCTGGTCCTCCCGCTGCTCcagcgcagcagcaacgcCCTGGCCACCTTCCTTGGAAACACACTTTACCTGTCGGCCGTAACCTACTACACCTACATCACGTTCCTCGGATACAATGCGCTTCCGTTTCTGCACAACACGGAGCTTCTGCTACTCCCCATCCTGGCACTTGCGgtgctgtggctggtgagCTTGATTTGCGGATGGGGGATAGTGGCGCAAGGTCACGGGGTGGAAGGACTGTTCTGGGGTGCATGA